The following DNA comes from Solanum stenotomum isolate F172 chromosome 11, ASM1918654v1, whole genome shotgun sequence.
CATGTATCATTTGTCCTACTTTTGTTAACATTATCATTGGCCAAACGGGCGGCATATATGGGTAATAGCCACCCGCCGACAGCGGAAACTCTTTGATTTTCTACCAAGATTgtagaggctctgataccatgtgagaaatatagggaaaaaatattattgaattgttgttgtttctacattattacattgagaccctatttatagaccctaaaatacaatcctttaccaagtaggatactatttagtattcatattcctattctaataggattgtataaacctattcctattctaataggattgtataaatcTATTCCTGTTCCAATAGGATTATATAAacatattcctattctaacaaaGTTAATATTGACATTGCGCACTAAAAGTGAGTGTTTGAACTACTACTAATTGCATGGATGAGTTATTAactcttaggggtcgtttggtagagtgtataaaaagcaatgctaaatagagtgtattagtaatgatTGCGttagtaatgcttgtattagttatgtttgcattaattatacatagattattattatgcattatttggtttggtgcattaaaaatagcatgcattgcataaaaaaatttatttacaaagataccccTACAATTATGGTAGAAAAGATGGGAAAAAAAGGTTTTGAGGGGCAATTGGgtctttaaccatgctaattcatgcattaaaaccattgcattaCCAATACTTAGAAATTCATGATATTAGTAATGCACatcttaatacacaatagagtgtacaACTAATGCAAGcgttagttatacataggttggaaaagagtaccgaacaaggtactagtaatacacaatgttaatgcatgcattattttacCTAACACactctaccaaatgaccccttaatGATTTTATAGTCCTTAAGGATGGTGTATTTAAAGTAGTATACACTTGATGGAATTCACCTTTATGAGAAGTGGAGTGGGCCGCTCCTATGAGATTTTGGCAAAGTTTCTTCATGAATAACCAAGCCTGTGTATGGTCTATTGGCACAAAACTGCGTTGAACAACAAAATATGGAGGTCAAATGTGATTGGTAAAATCTGTCTTACTATAAGATTTATTGGTTCatagaaattttatatttcttgctttactctaaataatattttgtcCTAGTTTTATTAGATTGCCTAAGAGTTGAATTGGTGCGGTCTATGTAGGTTGCTAGCACCATTTATTTCACATGGTATGTTAATGAAAGTTTTGAAGCTGTGGATAAAGGGCTGCTCCATAATTGTTGTCGATGTTCCTCTTTTGTTTGATGCCAAGGTAGATAAATGGACTAAACCCATTgttgtcatttgggttgacccTGAGACACAGCTGCAGCGGCTCATGACTAGAGATGGATCTATGGAGGAGGCCAAAAGCAGGATAAATGCGCAGATGTCCCTGGATCTCAAGAGGTCAAAGGCAGATATTGTGAATGATAACACCAGCTCATTGGAAGCTCTGCATGAGCAATTTCAGAAAGTGTTAACTCAGATTACCAAACCCTCAGGGCCGGCTCTATGCATACTTTAATAAGGCattggccttaggcccccaattttagggggcctcaattttttaccaaaaataaattatatgttaattttttatagaaaaaatattgattatttatgataaaaagtataaatttaaaattattattttattctcttcaacctcattcaaatagaagaaatcaagaaaatattgttttatttcttaCACTCTCTCCACTAATACTCACAttactttattctttttaactccttttacactctcttctttaaattttttataagttagagtaatattctgttaaaaatatcaattaatagtcGAAAAGTGTTTAACAAAGtgaattgtaaattctttttccatttcttcttagattttcaagcattacaaaaactaggggtgttcacggtttggataaaaactgatccaaaccgaaaaactgaaccaaaccgATTTTTATTTGGGTTAGGtgtggtttggttttagatttttaaaaatcgatAGTATATGGGTTGGTTATGGTTTTCTTCAAAAAAAGCcaaagaaataaccgaaccgaactgATAaattagatacatatattttattaatatacatacataatttattatttttataaacaattttaaagatcttatatgtgttttcatcaaaatttatttataatttacttattaaagataaaaatgtccaaggtgaaaatatttatcttattggtttTATGTATTTGAGTGTGTTTATGACAATTCTTTATAAGCTTGaaaatgtcactttctctttcttctaggccataataatgaattttgaagctttatTCGTAGTAAATTTAATGATTGAAAGTTCTGTAATGTCAGTCATTCTATCTATTTTCGTTTtaaatggattgttgtcacctttttcacattttgaatgaattgtttcttttattattttctatggttaataaccgaataactaAATCAAACCGATCCAAAACCGATAACAACCAAACTGataaatatatactatatttggtttggtttggttttgataattttaaaatcgattaagttgatttggttttggATTTGACCAATAACTGATCCAAACCGACCCGTGAACACTCCTAACAAAAACCATAGTAAAATGTGGGGTAGCCAAATTATTAGCTTCATCAAAGCTATatatggttctaactcttatatacttatttgaaatttgtcaacttattacttgtagaactatgttaacaattcatataatgattgcccgagtaaaattatattttcaatgttgaattgataaatcttatttaaaactaataattgaaaaagaaatcgaataaatcatttatatataaaaaaatattaagtaatactttgcatttaaaaatgtaagaaaaataaattttaaataaatgcatatgaaatttatttagattttaggcctctaattaagatttcgctttaggccttcgattacgttgagccgcccctgctTGACCTGGACTGAGTTTATGCTCTCAAGAAATGGAGCTTTTCTAGCATTGTTTTCCACTTTTGTCAGTTTTGctattttcaagaaaagttcATGAACTGATATATTTTGATCTAACACAATTCTGCATGGCAGAAGACACCCTAATCGAGCACTACTTGTGTGTACTGCTTATTAGAAAAAGAGCTGTGTATGTAATAACACAGCTATAACAGAGGGTTAGGAAGACAAAAGACATGTCCCAAGTTCCAAAACATCCAGCTGAACGTTATATCATTAGTCAAGAAGCAATTAAAACAAACTGAAGTACGAGCCTAACACAAAAtcacaattaattcaaaaacacACTAGGCCATGACACACAACACATATCAAATATAACCTTTTGTATGTAATAGAGCACAAACCAAGGAACCACATAGAACCTTTCAAACTCCACtatctcaattttatttatgaagttACTTGCAATCCTTTGAACAGTAACCAGATTGTCCCAAACTGCTGATCATGTAGACTCTTCAAGATTGAATATTAGAAGTTTTCCTTAATTCTAATTACTAACACAAAAATGATAGCAAGTGTAGCAATCAGTGATCCACTTCCACCAGCCTCGCATTTCATCTcagtttaaaaaatttaactctCTAAGATtatacttgaaaatctcacttcttcatacttaaaaataaaatgaattggAAATAAAATGCATTAAATGTCCCAATCATCAGATCATGCTTACTCTTCAGAAGTGAAAAATGGGAGTTCTCTTTAGTTCTTATTATAAAAGAATAATAGTATTTGTAGCAACCACTGTTTCATTTCCACCAGCCTAACAAGCAGTCCAAACTAGAAAACAAATTTTGAGGGACAACTCCTAATATCtgtacttgaaaatctcacatAAATAACCTTTTAAGTTAACGACACTATCTTGGGAAGCTAGGAATTAATGTTTCTGTGCTAATGGTAGGTTGATTGATCTGAGAATTAATGCAGCGAAAACCCAGTCAGAATGGAATGAGGTTTATATTGTCAATTCTGTACTATTCCTATCATTGTCATTGGTCCTGCCTCCTTTGATGATATAAAATTTTCCCTTTGATGGCATCACTACCTGTACTTATTCTGGCTTTAATGATACCTATTCTAGATTATATTTTTCCACAATGGCTTGCTCGTTTCATGGCTGAACTATTGGTTGGATTAGCTCACTTTTCTGTAGGTTATATATTCACTTATGCAGCTTTCTTGATTGCCTCTATGTCAGGCAAATATGGTCAATCTTTTAATGTCTGTATCCACGACAAGTTGTGACAGGTCATCTCTTACTGCTAAAGATGTTGCCATTTGTGATGGATGCTGTATTAAGGGCTGAACGTGATGTTTAACGAGTTTATCAATATGCTGACTCTCAAGCTGGACATGAAATGATTGCTTTCAGCAATTCCGGACGGTATTACAGTCCTTGTTCAGTCGATAAgcttactttttttctttactgGAAAGGATAGAACCAAGTCAGTCTTTAGCTGAACTTCCTACACATGCATAGTTTCAAAGGACATGTTATTTTATGTGGTTTCAATGGAGTATTTCAGATGGGGTGTCAGTTAGGTAAGATGATATGAGTTAGTTCATTCAAGAACCAAATTATTCATATATTGGTATTCTATAATCGATCATAATCAATAAACATACAATATTCAGTGATGACAAGTGCAGGCTTTTGCACAAGAATTTGATATTAAGTTTATTCCTTTTTAACTCGATATGCACTAGAAAGTGGACACCTGAGCTACCAACGAAATCATCAATGTCTTGATCAAGAAGGTCTGGAGGAAAATCCCAAGAAGTTGTCATTTACCTTGATCACATCATCTGGGCATATATACTAGAAGTCCTGGTGCATGTTAACTGGATTGACCCTGTTTCAACTAAGCTTTTGACAAAGATGCAATCTTCCATGATGAAGTCACAGTCAAGACTCTAAGATGGAGGGAGGGAGCATCCCATCCATTACATGAGTAAATAAGGAGAGACACAGTTTAGGTTGAGGTTCATGACTAGTTATGTATATAGATCTTGGTTGACAAACATGGTTATAGGAGATTCTGATTGAATTATAGAgcataattataattatgataCCTGTAACTTATCTTTATTTTACGTCAGACTACAGGAGGGACTTTGTTTATATCTTGGCAACTTTTAATAATTAACTCAAGTGTATCACATGGATCATACGACTTTATTACAGATGCATTCAAAAAGCAAATGGAAAAGGAACACAAGCCTGTATTTCATGGAATAAAAGTTGCCCAAAGCGTACGCCGATTTGTAAGTGCATTTTGAAAGTAAAAGAGGCATGTATCACTAGTGAGATTGGAAGTTGTAAGATGAATTTAaacttggaaaaaaaattaccaaaacaaGAAAGATTACTTGACATTTAATGTCTTAAACTAAAGCCTAGATTTAGTTCTGAATACCAAAGAGAAAGCAAACATCCACAATGGAACCACAAGTTACTGCAAACAGAGCATGCAATATGAAGAATCAGCAACATCCATCTCCATAATCATTATTGAACAGTAATTGAAAGCTATAACGAAGCGTTAGGAAGACAAAAGATATGTCCCAAAAAGTTCCAAAACATCCAACTGAGCGTTTTTCATTAGTCGagtaacaattaaaacaaacGCAAGTGCGAGATGACACTTTTAGACGGAAACATGATGAGGATGGCAAGTTCTCTGTAGGcagaatttatagaaaagagGTATCCTGGATGCCTGAGAACAAAATAGGTCCTTGGAAGAATGTATGGGAAAGTATGGCTCCTACTAAAGTCAAGTGCTTTGCTTGGTTAGTAATCACGAAAGCTTGCCTCACTCATGAGATCCTGCAGAAAAACGGATTGCCAATTGTGTCCAGATGCATGTTATGTAGTGAGGCTAGAGAGACAGATAATCATCTGTTTCTCCATTGTAAAGTCACATCTCAGCTTTGGACTATGTTCCTCAGTTTAACAGAGACAAAATGGTCAATGCCAGAGCACACAGCAAACTTGTTAAGTTGCTGGATTAGGAGAGGGGGAAGCAAGACACAGAAGAAGTGGTGGAGAATAATCCCACACTGCATCTGGTGGACTATCTGGAGGGAGAGGAATGGAAGAAACTTTGAAGATAGATTCAATAGCATTCAGAAAATCAAAGGGAGCTGCATTGCAACTTTctacttttggtgtaaagaacatTGTATAGAAAATGCTgaacaattaatagatattTTAGGATTACTGTAATTAGTCTCTTGTTTTAGCTTGTTACTACCTTTTTGGAGGTCTCCAGCATACCTTAATTCTGAGGAATACAACATTAccggtttcaaaaaaaaaaaatcaaaaacacaCTAGGCCAACACAGATCAAATATAACCTTTTGTTGTAATAGAACACAAACCAAGGAACCATACAGAGCATTTCAAACTCCACTATCTCAATTTCATGAAGTTACTTAAAATCCTTTGAACAGTAACCAAAATATCCCAAACTGCTGATCATGCCGACTCTTCAAGATTGAAAATTGCAAGTTTTCTTTAATTCTAATTATCAACGCAAGAATGATAGTAAGTGTAGCAACCAGTAATCCACTTCCACCAGCCTAGCATGTCATCTCAGTTTCAAAATTTTTAACTCTCTAAGATTAGTACTTaaaaatctcacttcttcagaCTTAAAACAAAATGAACTGGAAATAACATGCATTAAATTTATAACAGAAAGCGGTCTCAATTTCATGGAATTCTACTGTCCTCTTAGCAATAAGCAGAATGTCCCAATCATCGGATCATGCTTACTTACACACTCCAGAGGTGAAAAATGGGAGTTCTTATTATACAAGAATAATAGTGTTTGTAGCAGCCGCTGTTCCATTTATTCCGGCCTAGCAAGCAGTCTAAATTAGAAAACAAGTTTTGAGGGACAACTCCTAATATTTGTACTTGAtcacatttttggataaaaataaaatgaaccaGAAAAAACCATTTGATATATAGCATAAAGAGTGAAGATATAAATCTGCAGGTTCTAATAGCTCCATTTGTTCTGACAAAGCATAGTCCAGATAAGTAGTGTTTTACATGTAGAGCTTTGGCTTAAAGAACATTATAAGCTCAGAAGTAACATAACACGTTATAGTTTTAAGTATTTTACTTGCAAAACGTGAATAATTTAGGAGAACTTTTAGGTATTAATTCTTTTTGTATTGCATAGATTATATTTCTTAGAAAACCAGATCATTTTGAACATCTAATTCTAAAAGTACATAACATTCAACTGCTACCACAATATcaaccataaaaaaataataattagaaacTGCCATATATAGCCAGAATGAAAGTAGGAAGGTCTTACAAAATGCATACACACAATACTTGTTCTCAGGTTGGATGTTTATCAAAACCCCAGCAGCCCAAGAAAAGTTGGAAAAATATTGAACCTGAATCAAAAGCAAGACCTCAAAACTCCATCATCTCTGTCACAATCAGCTCAAAGGTAATGACTATCCGTTTGGGCTGGTTGCAAACAAAAGATGAACGCCAAACTTCTTTCCTAAACCTTCCTTTGATGAATGATGCTCTTTGATAGAAACCATCATTTTCTCACCGCCTTTGATTGGGCGTTTGAAATGTCGTCTTGGCATATAGCTCACCCATGAATAACTCTCATACCATACTAAAATATCTACACCAAAAAGAGGATATTCAATCTTATTTGTCTGATCAGTGATGATAGCAATGGGGATTCCAACACAATGTTCTCCTTGAGTTTCACAAATAGCCCAAACAATCATTCCAAGGAATTCTTGTTCCATGTATCGTGGAACAATCAAAGATATTGAAGATCCCACAACCCGATAGCTTAACCAGCTAGGAATCTCATCATAGTGAAGAAAAACATTTACACCATTGGGTGCAGAATTTGCCTAACATGGATCAGAGAAAAGGTGTTACATACAGAAATATATAAGGGAACAACAGAGTTTGATTTATACAAGTGACAGAGAAACCAACCTTGAAAAAGCCTTCAGATAGAGGATTTTTTCTGAGCATACAACCTATTGCATTCATATACTTTAAGTATTTAAGATTCTCAAGGCCCCGAATCTCAACCAATTCACTGCAATCACAGAAATCCAACAGTTGCAATCTGTTTGCACTTGACAAATCTGGAAGCATTTCTAGTGACCTGCAATTCCTTGTGGATAGTGCTTCTAGGTTACAAGGAAGATTTGGGAGCATAAGGAGATTCGGGCATCCATAGAGGCTAAGGGTTTTTAGCTTGGATAGGTGACTAAGAGTGAGGGGTAGGCTGTGAAAGTTATTTCCACTTAAATCTAAGACTTCCAGTGAGAATAATTGGCCAAGACGATTGGGAATATCTCTTTGGCACAGATTGAAGAAAGGAACTTTTAGAACTTCTAAGGATGGTAAATTTATAATAGAAGATGGAAGAATATCATGATCTTTTGATGCTAAAAAGGATGAAATGATGGAAAGACGAGATTTAGGTTGTAAAATTTTGCAGCCATTTCCTACTTCCAAGAGTTGAAGATTCTTCAGAAGTCCACAAGACACTGGTAGTTGTTTAATAGATGTTCCCATTGCATAAAGTGCCGTCAAATGCCTAAGATTCCCCATGTCAGCAGGCAATTGTTGTAGATTTGTACAATCATTCAGATATAGCTTCTCGAGCGATTTCAGCTTGCAGATGCTATCAGGTAGTCCCTGGAGTTTCTTACACCCAGTGAAATCTAAATACCCGAGAACCTCCAAATATCCAATTGATGAATGCACCTCAGTCAAACTCGAACAACCTCTAAAAACTAGTTTCTCAAGCATTGGTGAACCAGTGAAGTCTGAAGTTCTCACTAGGCTCTCACAATAGCTCAGATCCAAAATCTTCAAACACCTTAAGTGCTGGAAAAATGAAGCAATGTATTAACTCTAGAATAGCAGATTTAATTGTTCAAATTGGAGTAAAGTTGTAGAACATCAGACCTTTGTACTAGGGGACTCTTTGAAGCTGCTGTGTTTCACATCCAAAATAACAAGTTTGTCCAGATGCAAATCCGATGGCAAGTGTTCCAAATGGCAATCATTCCAGCTTAACACTCTAAGCTCCTTAAATATGTCCTTGAAGCTTCCTTGAAGAGTAAGATGATCAATCTGGAGGAGTCTCAGGTTCTTCATTTCTGAAAATACTTTTGTACTCACACACATGTCCTTAAATACTGGTTCTACTAGCTTCAATGCCTCAACTTTTTCCCCTCCCTGGATTCATGATGAGAAATGATCAGTTCCATCAAGACATACAGGATGTGTTCGAAATTTATTGATCAAGATTTAGAATAGAGAGCTCAGGTGAATAAAATCAGTAGTGTAGGGGGGTCAAACTATTAATTAATCAAAGAAAAGTGAAGCACCTCATTAGCTAATGGC
Coding sequences within:
- the LOC125844411 gene encoding dephospho-CoA kinase-like — translated: MSIVGLTGGIASGKSTVSNFFKAHGIPVVDTDVVARNVLKKGTGGWKKVVAAFGEDILLDNGEVDRAKLGQIVFSDLEKLQLLNRLLAPFISHGMLMKVLKLWIKGCSIIVVDVPLLFDAKVDKWTKPIVVIWVDPETQLQRLMTRDGSMEEAKSRINAQMSLDLKRSKADIVNDNTSSLEALHEQFQKVLTQITKPLTWTEFMLSRNGAFLALFSTFANMVNLLMSVSTTSCDRSSLTAKDVAICDGCSIPDGITVLVQSISLLFFFTGKDRTKSVFS